In the genome of Variibacter gotjawalensis, one region contains:
- the hemA gene encoding 5-aminolevulinate synthase — MQYDQFFSAALDRLHYERRYRVFADLERIAGRFPAARWHGPQGPREVTIWCSNDYLGMGQHPKVVGAMVETATRMGTGAGGTRNIAGTNHPLVELEGELASLHGKEAALVFTSGYVSNQTGIATIAKLIPDCVILSDALNHNSMIEGVRQAGCERRIWRHNDMAHLEELLIAAGDRPKLVVFESLYSMDGDVAPLAKICDLAERYGAMTYCDEVHAVGLYGAHGGGVTERDGVAARIDVIEGTLAKAFGCLGGYITGSAKMVDAVRSYAHAFIFTTALPPAICAAATAAIRHLKASSWERERHQERAARTKAVLLSQGLPVMTNDTHIVPVFVGDPEKCKEATDILLEEHGIYIQPINYPTVAKGTERLRLTPSPYHDDVLIDRLAEALVDVWDRLGLPRNGQALAAE, encoded by the coding sequence ATGCAGTACGACCAGTTTTTCAGCGCCGCCCTCGATCGCCTTCACTACGAGCGCCGCTACCGCGTTTTTGCCGACCTCGAGCGCATTGCGGGCCGCTTTCCGGCCGCCCGCTGGCACGGTCCGCAGGGCCCGCGCGAAGTCACCATCTGGTGCTCGAACGACTATCTCGGGATGGGCCAGCACCCGAAGGTGGTCGGCGCAATGGTCGAGACCGCGACCCGCATGGGCACCGGCGCCGGCGGCACGCGCAACATCGCGGGGACCAATCACCCGCTCGTCGAGCTGGAAGGCGAACTCGCCTCGCTGCACGGCAAGGAAGCCGCGCTCGTTTTCACGTCCGGCTATGTGTCGAACCAGACCGGCATCGCGACGATCGCGAAACTGATCCCGGACTGCGTGATCCTGTCGGACGCGCTGAACCACAATTCGATGATCGAGGGCGTGCGCCAAGCCGGCTGCGAGCGCCGCATCTGGCGTCACAACGACATGGCGCATCTCGAAGAGTTGCTGATCGCGGCGGGCGACCGCCCGAAACTCGTCGTGTTCGAAAGCCTTTACTCGATGGACGGCGACGTCGCGCCGCTGGCGAAGATCTGCGATCTCGCCGAACGCTATGGCGCAATGACTTATTGCGACGAAGTGCACGCGGTCGGCCTCTATGGCGCGCATGGCGGCGGCGTCACGGAGCGTGACGGCGTTGCGGCGCGCATTGACGTCATCGAGGGAACGCTGGCGAAAGCATTCGGCTGTCTCGGCGGCTACATCACGGGTTCGGCGAAGATGGTCGATGCGGTGCGCTCCTACGCGCACGCCTTCATCTTCACGACCGCGTTGCCGCCGGCGATCTGCGCGGCCGCTACCGCCGCTATTCGCCATCTCAAAGCATCGTCTTGGGAGCGCGAGCGCCACCAGGAGCGCGCGGCGCGCACCAAGGCGGTGCTGCTCTCGCAGGGCCTCCCCGTGATGACGAACGACACGCACATCGTGCCGGTTTTCGTCGGCGACCCGGAGAAGTGCAAAGAGGCGACCGACATCCTGCTCGAAGAGCACGGCATCTATATTCAGCCGATCAACTATCCGACTGTCGCTAAGGGTACGGAGCGCCTGCGGCTCACCCCGTCGCCGTATCACGACGATGTCCTGATCGATCGCCTCGCCGAGGCGCTGGTCGACGTCTGGGACCGGCTCGGCCTCCCGCGCAACGGTCAGGCGCTCGCGGCCGAGTAG
- the ubiG gene encoding bifunctional 2-polyprenyl-6-hydroxyphenol methylase/3-demethylubiquinol 3-O-methyltransferase UbiG, whose product MPQTTIDAAEVARFQKLAATWWDEAGPMRMLHRLNPVRLGYIRDRCAEHFGRDAKQLDSLKGLRVIDIGCGAGILSEPLARLGADVTGIDPAEENIALAREHAQASGLAIDYRAETAEALADAGEKFDLVLAMEVVEHVADLDLFVAKAAQMVKPGGLMIGATINRTLKSFGLAIVAAEYILRWVPRGTHSWDKFVTPEEFETAMRTGGLAVTHETGVIYNPLGDAWLINRDMDVNYMLTAART is encoded by the coding sequence ATGCCGCAAACCACCATCGATGCCGCCGAAGTTGCGCGTTTCCAGAAGCTCGCCGCCACCTGGTGGGACGAGGCCGGCCCAATGCGCATGTTGCACCGGCTGAACCCGGTGCGGCTCGGTTATATCCGCGATCGCTGCGCCGAGCATTTCGGCCGCGACGCCAAGCAGCTCGATAGCCTCAAGGGATTGCGCGTTATCGATATCGGCTGCGGCGCCGGCATCCTGTCCGAACCCCTCGCCCGCCTCGGCGCCGACGTTACCGGCATCGATCCGGCGGAAGAGAATATCGCGCTCGCGCGCGAGCACGCGCAGGCCTCGGGGCTCGCTATCGACTATCGCGCCGAGACCGCGGAAGCGCTCGCGGACGCCGGAGAAAAATTCGATCTCGTCCTCGCGATGGAGGTCGTCGAGCATGTCGCCGATCTCGATCTCTTCGTTGCCAAGGCGGCGCAAATGGTGAAGCCCGGTGGGCTGATGATCGGCGCCACCATCAACCGCACGCTTAAAAGCTTCGGCCTCGCGATCGTCGCTGCCGAATACATTTTGCGCTGGGTGCCGCGCGGCACGCATTCCTGGGACAAGTTCGTCACGCCCGAAGAATTCGAGACAGCCATGCGCACCGGCGGACTTGCGGTGACCCACGAGACCGGCGTCATCTACAATCCGCTCGGCGATGCGTGGCTTATCAATCGCGACATGGACGTGAACTACATGCTGACGGCGGCGCGCACCTGA
- a CDS encoding DMT family transporter — translation MTEGWLWALFTVIAAAAQTARNAMQRELTATLGTAGATHVRFLFGFPFALIAVAAIAIVSGQKLPVPNAAFWPWVILGAASQILATGLMLAAMGERSFVVTIAYTKTEPIQVALFGLIFLGEHITPLLAAAILIATAGVMVMSFKPGASGTRDWKPAALGLASGAMFAFSAIGFRGAIRALDGQFFMVSSFTLAVGLALQAGALTLYLMWRERAILTAILQSWRPSMFAGFMGALASTFWFLAFALATAAAVRTLALVEVLFAQGVSLFVFGQKASARDVMGISLIVIGVVLLLWAT, via the coding sequence ATGACCGAAGGCTGGCTCTGGGCGCTGTTCACCGTCATTGCGGCGGCGGCGCAGACCGCGCGCAACGCGATGCAGCGCGAACTCACCGCAACCCTCGGCACGGCCGGCGCGACGCATGTGCGCTTTCTCTTCGGCTTTCCCTTCGCGCTGATCGCGGTCGCCGCGATCGCGATCGTCAGCGGCCAGAAACTTCCCGTGCCGAATGCGGCGTTCTGGCCGTGGGTCATCCTCGGCGCGGCATCACAGATTCTGGCGACCGGGCTGATGCTCGCCGCGATGGGCGAGCGCTCCTTCGTCGTCACCATCGCGTATACGAAAACCGAGCCGATTCAGGTCGCGCTGTTCGGCCTGATCTTCCTCGGCGAACACATTACGCCGCTGCTCGCCGCCGCGATTCTGATCGCGACCGCCGGCGTCATGGTGATGTCGTTCAAGCCGGGCGCGAGCGGCACGCGGGATTGGAAACCAGCCGCGCTCGGACTTGCATCCGGCGCGATGTTCGCTTTCTCGGCAATCGGCTTTCGCGGCGCGATCCGCGCGCTCGACGGTCAGTTTTTCATGGTGTCGAGCTTCACGCTCGCGGTCGGGCTTGCGCTGCAGGCCGGCGCGCTGACGCTCTATCTGATGTGGCGTGAGCGCGCGATCCTCACCGCGATTCTGCAATCTTGGCGGCCATCGATGTTTGCCGGCTTCATGGGCGCCCTCGCCTCGACTTTCTGGTTTCTCGCCTTCGCGCTCGCCACAGCCGCCGCCGTGCGCACGCTCGCGCTCGTCGAAGTATTGTTCGCGCAAGGGGTGTCGCTATTCGTCTTCGGTCAGAAGGCGTCGGCACGCGACGTGATGGGCATATCGCTCATCGTGATCGGCGTCGTGCTCTTGCTCTGGGCGACCTGA
- a CDS encoding serine hydrolase domain-containing protein, with protein sequence MTEILLQRRSLLGLFLGGVAAAAMPQSLIAAHAAASAADGLVRAWPEDFGVSPSAILAFLDDVAAQGYELHGFMLARRGHVLAEGWWAPYRADRNHMTHSLTKSVTATAVGMAIAEDRFKLDDRVVSFFPDKLPEKVSDNLAAMTVRDLLAMKTGHASMTSGSVWRPIKTSWVAEFFKIPVEFPPGTKWVYTSAATYMLSAIITKTTGQPLEEYLRPRFFEPLGIAGYAWDMGPDNINPGANGLSWKTVDSLKLGILHQQYGQWNGKQLLPREWVEQVQHPHTPGKYGWQWWRAPDDVPAYLADGLFEQYSVVFPKHDAVIAVNAAIPSRSRFEYMLFKHFPAAFGDEVGKDEKNLSKLVKRLKNLEVASFEPSEPSPIVPHVSGKTYKALENTDDIKSVRFEFSGGTCVYSLEDANGTHTVEVGLVEPIEGNTSMPGRALHHEYAPASMRVVASGFWQDDRTFVMSWAFVESAFRDTVVCQFNGANVRIDRSVNVNSAATSLPALKARL encoded by the coding sequence ATGACCGAGATTTTGCTGCAGCGTCGATCGCTGCTGGGCCTCTTCCTTGGTGGTGTTGCGGCGGCGGCGATGCCGCAAAGCTTGATCGCGGCTCATGCGGCCGCGAGCGCGGCGGATGGTTTGGTGCGCGCTTGGCCGGAAGATTTCGGCGTCTCGCCGTCCGCGATTCTAGCTTTCCTCGATGACGTTGCGGCACAAGGTTACGAGCTGCACGGCTTTATGCTAGCGCGGCGCGGGCACGTTCTCGCAGAAGGGTGGTGGGCGCCTTATCGCGCCGACCGCAACCACATGACGCATTCGCTGACGAAAAGCGTCACCGCGACTGCGGTCGGCATGGCGATCGCGGAAGACCGCTTCAAGCTAGACGACAGGGTCGTCTCGTTTTTCCCCGACAAGCTGCCCGAAAAAGTCAGCGACAATCTCGCTGCCATGACGGTGCGCGATCTGCTCGCGATGAAAACCGGTCACGCATCGATGACGTCAGGCTCCGTGTGGCGGCCGATCAAGACGAGTTGGGTCGCGGAGTTCTTCAAGATTCCGGTCGAGTTTCCGCCCGGCACCAAATGGGTCTACACGAGCGCCGCGACGTATATGCTTTCGGCGATCATCACGAAGACGACGGGGCAGCCGCTCGAAGAATATCTGCGGCCGCGTTTCTTCGAACCGCTCGGCATCGCGGGTTATGCGTGGGACATGGGCCCCGACAACATCAACCCGGGCGCCAACGGGCTGAGCTGGAAGACCGTCGACTCGCTCAAGCTTGGCATCCTTCATCAGCAATACGGCCAATGGAACGGCAAGCAGCTGTTGCCGCGCGAATGGGTCGAGCAAGTTCAGCACCCGCACACGCCGGGCAAATACGGCTGGCAGTGGTGGCGCGCACCGGACGATGTTCCGGCCTATCTCGCCGACGGATTGTTCGAACAGTATTCCGTCGTGTTTCCAAAGCACGATGCCGTCATCGCGGTGAATGCCGCGATCCCGTCGCGTAGCCGTTTCGAATACATGCTGTTCAAGCATTTCCCGGCTGCGTTCGGCGACGAAGTCGGCAAAGACGAGAAGAATCTCTCAAAGCTTGTGAAGCGCCTCAAGAATTTGGAGGTCGCTTCATTCGAACCATCGGAGCCTTCTCCCATCGTGCCGCACGTCTCCGGCAAGACGTACAAGGCGCTCGAGAACACGGACGACATCAAGTCGGTTCGCTTCGAGTTCTCCGGCGGCACTTGCGTCTATTCGCTCGAAGACGCAAACGGCACGCACACGGTCGAGGTGGGGCTCGTCGAGCCGATCGAAGGCAACACCAGCATGCCGGGCCGCGCGCTGCATCACGAGTACGCGCCCGCTTCGATGCGCGTCGTCGCCAGCGGCTTTTGGCAAGACGACCGCACATTCGTGATGTCATGGGCCTTCGTCGAAAGTGCTTTCCGCGACACCGTCGTCTGCCAATTCAACGGCGCGAATGTGCGCATCGATCGCAGCGTCAACGTCAATTCCGCCGCCACATCCTTGCCGGCGCTGAAGGCGCGATTGTAG
- a CDS encoding MmcQ/YjbR family DNA-binding protein: MATAQDLRRIALSLEGASEAPHMDRAAFRVGRIFVTLAADGQTANFKFTPDEQEFKCMLAPEAFAAIPNGWGRQGWTTATLSKLKIAELKDALITAHAHALPVPKKKRR, from the coding sequence ATGGCCACCGCGCAGGATCTTCGCCGCATCGCGTTGTCGCTCGAGGGAGCGAGCGAAGCGCCGCATATGGATCGTGCGGCCTTCCGCGTCGGGCGCATTTTCGTGACGCTCGCGGCAGACGGTCAGACCGCGAATTTCAAATTTACGCCGGACGAGCAAGAGTTCAAATGTATGCTCGCCCCGGAGGCCTTCGCGGCGATCCCGAATGGCTGGGGCCGTCAAGGCTGGACGACTGCTACATTGTCGAAGCTGAAGATCGCGGAGCTAAAAGATGCGCTAATTACCGCGCATGCTCACGCGCTGCCCGTGCCGAAGAAGAAGCGGCGCTAG
- a CDS encoding ATP F0F1 synthase subunit B (Produces ATP from ADP in the presence of a proton gradient across the membrane. Subunit B is part of the membrane proton channel.), producing MLYEAEFWVAVGTIFFIGLLIYLGVHKQVADALDGRRVRIQAELDEAKRLKDEALALMAEYQRKKQEAEKEAAELIAQARADAERYAAEAKQRMDEFVTRRTKMAETKIQQAEQQAVAEVRSAAADVAIAAASDILAVTSKGKVAEDLIAKGISDVKARLN from the coding sequence ATGCTGTACGAAGCGGAATTTTGGGTCGCGGTCGGCACCATCTTTTTCATCGGGCTGCTGATCTATCTCGGCGTTCACAAGCAGGTCGCCGATGCGCTCGACGGCCGTCGTGTCCGCATCCAAGCCGAACTCGACGAGGCGAAGCGCCTCAAGGACGAAGCGCTCGCGTTGATGGCCGAGTATCAGCGCAAGAAGCAGGAAGCCGAGAAGGAAGCGGCCGAGCTGATCGCTCAGGCGCGCGCCGACGCGGAGCGTTACGCCGCTGAAGCCAAGCAGCGCATGGACGAATTCGTCACGCGCCGTACCAAGATGGCGGAGACGAAGATCCAGCAGGCAGAGCAGCAGGCGGTTGCGGAAGTTCGCTCCGCCGCGGCCGACGTCGCGATCGCGGCAGCGTCCGACATTCTCGCCGTGACGTCGAAGGGCAAGGTCGCCGAAGATCTGATTGCAAAGGGCATCAGCGACGTGAAGGCGCGGCTGAACTGA
- a CDS encoding F0F1 ATP synthase subunit B', which produces MATPTQGHGSTQASGKPAFPPFEKEHFVSQLIWLAIAFVILYWLMSKIAVPRVAGILADRRARIEGDLAQAQKARDEAEAAGVAYEKSLAEARGRAQTIANETRDKFAAEAETARKSLEAQLNAKLADAEKSIAATKATAMTNVRGISVDTASAIVERLTGAAPAGPSVNDAVDRALKG; this is translated from the coding sequence ATGGCGACCCCTACGCAAGGCCATGGTTCGACGCAAGCGTCCGGTAAGCCGGCGTTTCCGCCGTTCGAGAAAGAACATTTCGTGTCGCAGCTGATCTGGCTCGCGATCGCGTTTGTCATTCTCTATTGGCTGATGTCGAAAATCGCAGTGCCGCGCGTTGCCGGCATCCTGGCCGATCGCCGGGCGCGGATCGAAGGCGATCTGGCGCAGGCGCAGAAGGCGCGTGACGAGGCGGAGGCCGCAGGCGTGGCTTACGAGAAGTCGCTCGCCGAAGCACGCGGCCGCGCGCAGACGATCGCCAACGAGACTCGCGACAAGTTCGCGGCGGAAGCCGAGACGGCGCGCAAGTCGCTCGAGGCTCAGCTCAACGCGAAGCTTGCCGACGCCGAGAAGTCGATCGCGGCGACGAAAGCCACCGCGATGACCAACGTGCGCGGCATCTCGGTCGATACCGCAAGCGCGATTGTCGAGCGTCTCACCGGCGCTGCTCCGGCCGGACCGTCGGTGAACGATGCGGTCGATCGGGCTCTGAAGGGATAA
- a CDS encoding F0F1 ATP synthase subunit C: MDPQAAKFIGAGIACIGMAGAGIGVGTIFANYLIGALRNPSAAAGQFGTLIFGFAVTEALGIFSLLVAILLLFVV; the protein is encoded by the coding sequence ATGGATCCGCAAGCAGCCAAGTTCATCGGTGCAGGCATCGCGTGCATCGGCATGGCAGGCGCTGGCATCGGCGTCGGCACGATCTTCGCGAACTACCTGATCGGCGCTCTGCGCAATCCGTCGGCTGCTGCCGGCCAGTTCGGCACGCTGATTTTCGGCTTCGCCGTGACGGAAGCTCTCGGCATCTTCTCGCTGCTCGTCGCGATTCTGTTGCTGTTCGTCGTCTAA
- a CDS encoding F0F1 ATP synthase subunit A, translated as MADPIHQFQINKLHVLGSIGGHEIAFTNSALFMGIAVVGISLLMIGATAKRALVPGRTQSLAELSYEFVADMIKSTAGPDGMRFFPLVFSLFMFILLLNLLGMVPLGGFTVTSHIVVTVGLALIVFFTVIVYGIAHNGLKFFKIFVPSGVPAAILPLVVAIEVISFISRPISHSVRLFANMLAGHITLKVFAGFIGALGALGIGGWLGAILPFAMVVGLTALEFLVAFLQAYVFAILTCIYLNDAIHPGH; from the coding sequence ATGGCGGACCCGATCCATCAGTTTCAGATCAACAAGCTTCACGTGCTTGGTTCGATCGGCGGCCACGAAATCGCGTTCACGAATTCGGCCCTATTCATGGGCATCGCGGTGGTCGGCATCTCGTTGCTGATGATCGGCGCGACCGCAAAGCGCGCGCTGGTTCCGGGCCGCACGCAGTCGCTCGCCGAGCTTTCCTACGAGTTCGTCGCCGACATGATAAAAAGTACGGCGGGGCCGGACGGGATGCGGTTCTTCCCGCTCGTCTTCTCGCTCTTCATGTTCATCCTTCTGCTCAACCTGCTCGGCATGGTGCCGCTCGGCGGCTTCACGGTCACGAGCCACATTGTCGTCACGGTCGGGCTTGCGCTGATCGTCTTCTTCACGGTCATCGTTTACGGCATCGCGCATAACGGGCTGAAGTTCTTCAAAATCTTCGTGCCGAGCGGCGTGCCTGCCGCGATCCTGCCGCTGGTTGTCGCGATCGAAGTCATCTCGTTCATCTCGCGCCCGATCTCGCACTCGGTGCGTCTGTTCGCCAACATGCTGGCGGGTCACATCACGCTGAAGGTGTTCGCCGGCTTCATCGGCGCGCTCGGCGCACTCGGCATCGGCGGCTGGCTCGGCGCCATTCTGCCGTTCGCGATGGTCGTCGGCCTCACGGCGCTCGAATTCTTGGTCGCGTTCCTGCAGGCTTACGTGTTCGCGATTTTGACCTGCATCTACCTCAACGACGCTATTCACCCCGGTCACTGA
- a CDS encoding AtpZ/AtpI family protein, translating to MSDGTRGGDSKRTDEAGLSARLKQLGEGLDRSGVRRANEAPPSRTTGDPTAFAKGMRLSAEMIGGVVVGGGLGWIVDYALGTSPFAFITLFLLGFAAGVLSVMRSAGVVPERTTKD from the coding sequence ATGAGCGACGGCACGCGGGGTGGGGATAGCAAGCGCACAGACGAGGCCGGTCTCTCCGCGAGGCTAAAGCAGCTTGGCGAGGGTCTCGACCGCAGCGGCGTGCGCCGCGCGAACGAGGCACCGCCCAGCCGTACCACGGGGGATCCGACGGCTTTCGCCAAGGGCATGCGCCTCTCGGCCGAAATGATCGGCGGTGTGGTCGTGGGTGGCGGTCTCGGTTGGATCGTCGACTATGCGTTGGGCACGTCGCCTTTCGCCTTTATCACGCTCTTCCTGCTCGGTTTTGCAGCTGGGGTGTTGTCGGTGATGCGGTCGGCCGGGGTCGTCCCGGAACGAACGACCAAAGATTGA